A genomic region of Trichothermofontia sichuanensis B231 contains the following coding sequences:
- a CDS encoding phosphoglucomutase/phosphomannomutase family protein gives MSAPVSIPSASVPIQFGTDGWRGVIAADFTCDRLAQAAKAAAQVLQQTYGPDTQSRTILVGYDRRFFSEVFAQITAAAIAAQGLEPLLAATYAPTPALSWAAHQRGALGALVITASHNPAYYSGLKIKGAFGGSVPPEITQQVEAAIDPQFQLAPPATTQPFPTFDPWEDYCQALATKVDIAAIRAAIAAGRLQVFADVMHGAAAGGLARILGTEIHELHGDRDPLFGGGAPEPLPRYLGTLLSQLRQWGATAPQGSVAIGLVFDGDGDRIAAVNGRGEFLSPQILIPLLIEHLVTRQQLTGEVIKTISGSDLIPQVAQLHQLPVYETPIGYKYIADRMLARAAQQQPVLLGGEESGGIGYGTHVPERDALLSALYLLEACTQSGQDLSTLYDQLVTQTGLRSVYDRIDLPLASLEARARLLAQLQTDPPQVVAGQPVRSIQAIDGYKFCLGDGYWLLIRFSGTEPLLRLYCEAPTPAQLEATLAWAKEWALTTG, from the coding sequence ATGAGTGCTCCCGTTTCTATCCCTAGTGCCAGTGTGCCAATTCAGTTTGGTACAGATGGTTGGCGGGGGGTGATTGCCGCTGACTTTACCTGCGATCGCTTGGCCCAGGCGGCTAAGGCGGCAGCCCAGGTCCTCCAGCAAACCTACGGACCTGACACCCAGAGTCGCACGATTCTGGTGGGCTACGATCGCCGGTTTTTCTCGGAAGTTTTCGCTCAAATCACAGCGGCCGCGATCGCGGCCCAAGGGTTGGAACCGCTGCTGGCCGCTACCTATGCGCCCACGCCCGCCCTCAGTTGGGCTGCTCATCAACGGGGTGCTCTGGGTGCCCTTGTGATTACGGCTAGTCACAACCCCGCCTACTACTCTGGGCTGAAGATCAAGGGGGCCTTTGGCGGATCGGTACCACCGGAGATCACCCAACAGGTGGAAGCGGCGATCGATCCCCAGTTCCAATTGGCTCCCCCAGCCACTACCCAACCCTTTCCTACCTTCGACCCCTGGGAGGACTACTGTCAGGCGCTGGCAACGAAGGTGGATATTGCAGCCATCCGGGCGGCGATCGCCGCAGGCCGGTTACAGGTGTTTGCAGATGTCATGCATGGAGCCGCAGCGGGGGGATTGGCCCGCATTTTAGGCACTGAGATTCACGAACTGCACGGCGATCGCGATCCCTTGTTTGGCGGCGGTGCCCCAGAACCCCTGCCCCGTTACCTTGGCACCCTCCTGAGTCAACTTCGCCAGTGGGGCGCAACGGCCCCCCAGGGCAGCGTGGCGATCGGCCTTGTGTTTGATGGCGATGGCGATCGTATTGCGGCGGTGAATGGGCGAGGAGAATTTTTGAGTCCCCAGATTTTAATCCCCCTCTTGATCGAGCATCTGGTTACCCGCCAACAGTTAACGGGGGAGGTCATTAAAACCATTAGCGGCTCCGACCTGATCCCCCAGGTCGCCCAATTGCACCAGTTACCAGTCTATGAAACGCCAATTGGTTATAAATACATCGCCGATCGGATGTTGGCGCGAGCCGCTCAGCAACAGCCGGTCCTCTTGGGCGGTGAGGAATCAGGCGGCATTGGCTACGGCACCCATGTTCCAGAGCGGGATGCCCTCCTGTCGGCCCTCTATTTGCTGGAAGCCTGCACCCAATCCGGGCAAGATCTGAGCACCCTTTACGACCAGTTAGTGACCCAGACCGGGTTACGCTCGGTCTACGATCGGATTGATTTACCCCTGGCCAGTTTAGAGGCCCGTGCCCGCTTGCTGGCGCAATTGCAAACCGATCCGCCCCAGGTGGTTGCGGGTCAACCTGTGCGATCGATTCAGGCGATCGATGGCTATAAGTTTTGTCTGGGTGATGGCTACTGGCTGCTCATCCGTTTTAGCGGGACTGAACCGTTACTGCGCCTCTACTGCGAAGCCCCCACCCCCGCCCAATTGGAGGCAACCCTGGCTTGGGCGAAGGAATGGGCCTTGACAACTGGTTAA